Proteins encoded in a region of the Tripterygium wilfordii isolate XIE 37 chromosome 21, ASM1340144v1, whole genome shotgun sequence genome:
- the LOC119989219 gene encoding glutaredoxin-C9-like — protein sequence MQETISYRTSISSAVQLNGSGIEKPVLENAIIVFARQGCCMCHVIKRLLLSHGVNPPVFEVEEKEEADVVDQLLKMNNGATGGDKGGGVVLENLPAVVVGGKLFGGLERVMGAHITGELVPILKDAGALWL from the coding sequence ATGCAAGAAACAATCAGTTACCGGACCTCCATCTCATCCGCCGTGCAACTGAACGGATCTGGAATCGAAAAACCGGTATTGGAGAATGCGATTATAGTGTTTGCGAGGCAGGGATGCTGCATGTGCCACGTAATCAAGCGGTTGTTGCTGAGTCACGGAGTCAATCCTCCGGTTTTTGAGGTagaggagaaggaagaagcTGACGTGGTGGATCAATTGTTGAAGATGAATAATGGCGCGACTGGTGGGGACAAAGGAGGAGGAGTTGTGTTGGAGAATCTTCCGGCGGTTGTAGTGGGTGGGAAGTTGTTTGGTGGACTAGAAAGAGTCATGGGTGCTCATATTACTGGTGAATTAGTGCCAATCTTGAAGGATGCTGGTGCTCTCTGGCTATGA
- the LOC119988672 gene encoding MLO-like protein 12 isoform X2, whose product MADEEGVSLEETPTWAVATVCFVLILISILIEHLLHLLGKHFQKKRRKSLIQALDKIKSGEKHIANICIPKSAAKTFLPCESLSSSDTEESTRCQQQGKVSLLSREGVRQLQYLIFVLASFHCLSCILTFSLGMAKMRRWESWEAETRTFEYQFSNDPRRFQLTHQTTFGRRHLRFWTEQPFLRWPACFLRQFFNSASKVDYLTLRHGFIMAHFEEGINFDFQKFIERALEKDFGVVVGISFWIWLFSMFFIFFNAEVFNNYLWLPFIPLVMLLLVGTKLQSIITKMFLDSHDKSPVVRGTFLVRPSDHLFWFGWPKLLLHLIHFILFQNSFQLAFFAWTWYKFGFRSCFHKKTEDIVIRLVMGFLVQVLCGYVTLPLYALVTQMGTSMNKAVFTENVTKGLKRWRVKARKNLAHKNNYSPSRLSLDASLSLDTSTSFSIDASPSFSLDASYSVKFDRPMEDEAVVAIDIAEQDRSHEGTADEHEKVNSFDGFDTNKMT is encoded by the exons atGGCAGATGAGGAGGGAGTTTCACTGGAAGAAACTCCAACATGGGCTGTGGCAACTGTTTGTTTTGTGTTGATACTAATTTCCATTCTTATTGAGCATTTGCTTCATCTTCTAGGCAAG cacttccaaaagaaaaggaggaaatCACTCATTCAGGCTCTTGACAAGATCAAATCAG GCGAAAAGCACATTGCAAACATCTGTATTCCAAAGAGTGCAGCCAAAACCTTTCTTCCTTGCGAAAGCTTGTCCTCCAGTGATACTGAGGAGAGTACCAGATGTCAACAGCAG GGAAAGGTTTCTTTGTTGTCTAGAGAAGGAGTGAGGCAACTCCAGTACCTCATCTTTGTGTTGGCTTCCTTCCATTGTTTGTCATGCATTCTTACATTCAGCTTAGGAATGGCTAAG ATGAGGAGGTGGGAGTCCTGGGAGGCAGAGACAAGAACATTTGAATATCAATTTTCAAATG ATCCAAGAAGGTTCCAGCTGACCCATCAAACAACATTTGGAAGACGACATCTAAGATTTTGGACTGAGCAGCCATTTCTTCGTTGGCCG GCATGTTTTCTCCGACAATTTTTCAATTCAGCGTCCAAAGTGGACTATTTAACTCTTAGACATGGATTCATCATG GCACATTTTGAAGAAGGAATCAACTTTGACTTCCAAAAATTTATCGAAAGAGCTTTAGAAAAAGATTTTGGAGTGGTGGTGGGAATAAG CTTCTGGATTTGGCTCTTCTCCATGTTTTTCATCTTCTTTAATGCTGAAG TCTTCAACAATTACTTGTGGCTTCCGTTTATTCCACTAGTG ATGTTATTGCTGGTGGGAACAAAACTACAAAGCATCATAACCAAGATGTTCCTGGATAGCCACGACAAATCTCCTGTTGTTAGAGGAACATTTCTTGTCAGGCCCAGTGACCATTTATTCTGGTTTGGCTGGCCTAAACTGCTTCTCCACCTTATCCACTTCATATTGTTCCAG AACTCATTCCAACTGGCGTTCTTTGCATGGACTTGG TACAAGTTCGGTTTTAGGTCATGCTTCCACAAAAAGACTGAGGAtattgtcataagacttgtcaTGGGGTTTTTAGTGCAAGTTCTGTGTGGCTATGTGACACTTCCTCTGTATGCTTTGGTAACCCAG ATGGGTACGTCAATGAACAAAGCTGTCTTCACAGAGAATGTGACGAAAGGCCTCAAGAGATGGCGCGTCAAGGCAAGGAAAAACCTAGCACACAAGAACAACTACTCACCATCACGCCTCTCCCTCGATGCTTCACTTTCCCTGGACACTTCAACTTCTTTTAGCATTGATGCATCACCTTCTTTCAGTCTTGATGCTTCATATTCTGTGAAATTTGATAGGCCAATGGAAGATGAAGCTGTTGTAGCTATTGACATCGCAGAACAAGATCGAAGTCATGAGGGAACAGCAGATGAGCATGAAAAGGTGAATTCATTCGATGGATTCGATACCAACAAAATGACGTAA
- the LOC119988672 gene encoding MLO-like protein 12 isoform X1 — translation MADEEGVSLEETPTWAVATVCFVLILISILIEHLLHLLGKHFQKKRRKSLIQALDKIKSELMLLGFISLLLTVGEKHIANICIPKSAAKTFLPCESLSSSDTEESTRCQQQGKVSLLSREGVRQLQYLIFVLASFHCLSCILTFSLGMAKMRRWESWEAETRTFEYQFSNDPRRFQLTHQTTFGRRHLRFWTEQPFLRWPACFLRQFFNSASKVDYLTLRHGFIMAHFEEGINFDFQKFIERALEKDFGVVVGISFWIWLFSMFFIFFNAEVFNNYLWLPFIPLVMLLLVGTKLQSIITKMFLDSHDKSPVVRGTFLVRPSDHLFWFGWPKLLLHLIHFILFQNSFQLAFFAWTWYKFGFRSCFHKKTEDIVIRLVMGFLVQVLCGYVTLPLYALVTQMGTSMNKAVFTENVTKGLKRWRVKARKNLAHKNNYSPSRLSLDASLSLDTSTSFSIDASPSFSLDASYSVKFDRPMEDEAVVAIDIAEQDRSHEGTADEHEKVNSFDGFDTNKMT, via the exons atGGCAGATGAGGAGGGAGTTTCACTGGAAGAAACTCCAACATGGGCTGTGGCAACTGTTTGTTTTGTGTTGATACTAATTTCCATTCTTATTGAGCATTTGCTTCATCTTCTAGGCAAG cacttccaaaagaaaaggaggaaatCACTCATTCAGGCTCTTGACAAGATCAAATCAG AGTTGATGCTGTTGGGTTTCATTTCGTTGTTGTTAACTGTAGGCGAAAAGCACATTGCAAACATCTGTATTCCAAAGAGTGCAGCCAAAACCTTTCTTCCTTGCGAAAGCTTGTCCTCCAGTGATACTGAGGAGAGTACCAGATGTCAACAGCAG GGAAAGGTTTCTTTGTTGTCTAGAGAAGGAGTGAGGCAACTCCAGTACCTCATCTTTGTGTTGGCTTCCTTCCATTGTTTGTCATGCATTCTTACATTCAGCTTAGGAATGGCTAAG ATGAGGAGGTGGGAGTCCTGGGAGGCAGAGACAAGAACATTTGAATATCAATTTTCAAATG ATCCAAGAAGGTTCCAGCTGACCCATCAAACAACATTTGGAAGACGACATCTAAGATTTTGGACTGAGCAGCCATTTCTTCGTTGGCCG GCATGTTTTCTCCGACAATTTTTCAATTCAGCGTCCAAAGTGGACTATTTAACTCTTAGACATGGATTCATCATG GCACATTTTGAAGAAGGAATCAACTTTGACTTCCAAAAATTTATCGAAAGAGCTTTAGAAAAAGATTTTGGAGTGGTGGTGGGAATAAG CTTCTGGATTTGGCTCTTCTCCATGTTTTTCATCTTCTTTAATGCTGAAG TCTTCAACAATTACTTGTGGCTTCCGTTTATTCCACTAGTG ATGTTATTGCTGGTGGGAACAAAACTACAAAGCATCATAACCAAGATGTTCCTGGATAGCCACGACAAATCTCCTGTTGTTAGAGGAACATTTCTTGTCAGGCCCAGTGACCATTTATTCTGGTTTGGCTGGCCTAAACTGCTTCTCCACCTTATCCACTTCATATTGTTCCAG AACTCATTCCAACTGGCGTTCTTTGCATGGACTTGG TACAAGTTCGGTTTTAGGTCATGCTTCCACAAAAAGACTGAGGAtattgtcataagacttgtcaTGGGGTTTTTAGTGCAAGTTCTGTGTGGCTATGTGACACTTCCTCTGTATGCTTTGGTAACCCAG ATGGGTACGTCAATGAACAAAGCTGTCTTCACAGAGAATGTGACGAAAGGCCTCAAGAGATGGCGCGTCAAGGCAAGGAAAAACCTAGCACACAAGAACAACTACTCACCATCACGCCTCTCCCTCGATGCTTCACTTTCCCTGGACACTTCAACTTCTTTTAGCATTGATGCATCACCTTCTTTCAGTCTTGATGCTTCATATTCTGTGAAATTTGATAGGCCAATGGAAGATGAAGCTGTTGTAGCTATTGACATCGCAGAACAAGATCGAAGTCATGAGGGAACAGCAGATGAGCATGAAAAGGTGAATTCATTCGATGGATTCGATACCAACAAAATGACGTAA
- the LOC119989921 gene encoding auxin response factor 3-like, translated as MMGMIDLNTTDEEETPSSGSTSPSSSSASHLSASALGAIGLNGSGAGSGSVCLELWHACAGPLISLPRRGSVVVYFPQGHLEQLSESRASPCDLPPHIFCRVLDVQLHAEAPTDEVYAQVSLVPESEHIEQKLQEGKVEPEGEEEDIDMTMKSATPHMFCKTLTASDTSTHGGFSVPRRAAEDCFPPLDYTQQRPSQELVAKDLLGLEWRFRHIYRGQPRRHLLTTGWSAFVNKKKLVSGDAILFLRGDDGELRLGIRRAAQIKYSASVPALCSQQMNHSSFIDVVNAISRRSVFNICYNPRANSLDVIVPLHKFLRSLDYSFSVGTRFKMRLVTEDAAERRYTGVIAGIADADPVKWPRSKWRCLLVRWDDGEVNRLNRVSPWEIEPSGSVSSSSSLMMPGLKRTRTVLPSEKPKFVAPDGIGASDVGEPSRFWKVLQGQEILGFNPVPNGVDFHSLHQSEIRRCFPGTHSSGTVAIGNGYGDPLVSSDIPNRSVGFDESFQFRKVLQGQEILPSPSYERAPDVNVAREFGSIGISSGVQVPRWIKERSAHIHGFDSHMCLPAPPTQVSSPSSVLMFQQASHRALNFNQPYGFNEQQDQRVGNRSLVYIPETCREKPISFSSSERSFRGNHQGSTNHLGLSNERMQHGDAGPLVGQSAYRSNSDLVSSCKSSCRLFGFSLTEDRHAANLQETENSLTTPLTTGSSCVPGVRDWFHTKPPAMTKAAGSDCTNVILQHRLEAYNIY; from the exons ATGATGGGTATGATTGATTTGAATACCACGGACGAGGAGGAAACGCCGTCGTCTGGGTCTACTTCGCCTTCTTCGTCCTCTGCTTCTCATTTAAGCGCTTCTGCTCTGGGTGCTATTGGTTTAAACGGTTCGGGTGCTGGTTCGGGTTCCGTGTGTTTGGAGCTATGGCATGCTTGTGCGGGTCCATTGATATCGTTGCCAAGGAGAGGGAGTGTTGTGGTGTACTTCCCTCAAGGCCATTTGGAGCAACTCTCTGAGTCTAGGGCCTCACCCTGTGATCTTCCTCCTCACATTTTCTGTCGTGTTCTTGATGTGCAGCTTCAT GCAGAGGCCCCAACAGACGAGGTTTATGCGCAGGTCTCACTGGTACCTGAAAGTGAG CATATTGAACAAAAGTTGCAAGAAGGGAAAGTTGAGCCAGAGGGTGAAGAGGAGGATATTGATATGACTATGAAATCAGCAACGCCTCATATGTTCTGCAAGACCCTCACTGCTTCTGATACTAGCACCCATGGAGGATTCTCTGTTCCCCGTCGAGCTGCTGAGGACTGCTTCCCTCCATTG GATTATACTCAACAAAGACCTTCACAAGAGCTAGTAGCAAAGGATCTGCTTGGCCTGGAATGGAGGTTCCGACATATCTACCGAG GGCAACCACGGAGGCATTTGCTCACTACTGGATGGAGTGCTTTCgtaaacaagaagaaacttgTTTCGGGAGATGCAATCCTCTTTCTCAG GGGTGATGATGGAGAATTGAGACTGGGAATTCGAAGAGCCGCACAAATAAAATACAGTGCTTCTGTTCCAGCTCTCTGTAGCCAGCAGATGAATCACAGCAGTTTCATTGATGTGGTGAATGCAATCTCTAGGAGAAGTGTTTTCAACATCTGCTACAATCCAAG GGCCAACTCGTTGGATGTCATAGTACCCTTGCATAAATTCCTAAGGAGCCTTGATTATTCTTTTTCTGTTGGAACAAGGTTCAAGATGCGCCTTGTAACAGAAGATGCGGCTGAAAGAAG ATACACCGGAGTAATAGCTGGTATCGCTGACGCAGATCCTGTGAAATGGCCTAGGTCGAAATGGCGATGCCTTCTg GTTAGGTGGGATGATGGCGAGGTCAATAGGCTCAATAGGGTGTCTCCATGGGAGATCGAACCATCTGGTTCTGTTTCCAGTTCCAGTAGCTTGATGATGCCTGGTTTAAAGAGGACCAGGACTGTATTGCCTTCAGAAAAACCAAAATTTGTTGCTCCTG ATGGAATTGGGGCATCAGATGTTGGAGAACCTTCAAGGTTCTGGAAGGTCTTGCAAGGTCAAGAAATTTTGGGTTTTAATCCTGTTCCCAATGGTGTTGATTTTCACAGTCTGCATCAATCTGAAATAAGGAGGTGCTTTCCTGGTACACACAGTTCTGGGACTGTTGCAATAGGAAATGGTTATGGAGATCCACTTGTGAGCTCCGATATTCCCAACAGAAGCGTAGGTTTTGATGAATCTTTCCAATTCCGTAAGGTCTTGCAAGGTCAAGAAATATTGCCAAGCCCATCATATGAACGAGCCCCAGATGTTAATGTGGCTCGTGAATTTGGCAGCATTGGGATCTCCTCTGGTGTTCAAGTGCCGAGATGGATAAAAGAACGTTCTGCCCATATCCATGGATTTGATTCTCATATGTGCCTCCCCGCACCACCCACACAAGTGTCATCACCATCTTCAGTGTTAATGTTCCAGCAAGCAAGCCATCGTGCTTTGAACTTCAATCAACCATATGGTTTCAATGAGCAGCAGGATCAGCGAGTTGGCAATCGAAGTTTGGTTTATATTCCCGAAACATGCAGAGAAAAGCCAATCTCATTTTCATCAAGTGAGCGTAGTTTCAGAGGTAACCATCAGGGGAGCACAAATCATCTTGGTCTATCCAATGAACGTATGCAGCATGGTGATGCAGGACCTCTTGTAGGTCAATcggcatatagaagtaattcaGATTTGGTGTCATCATGCAAAAGCAGCTGTAGACTCTTTGGTTTCTCATTGACCGAGGACCGACATGCTGCCAATTTACAAGAAACTGAAAATTCATTGACAACTCCACTGACTACTGGATCTTCTTGTGTCCCTGGTGTGAGAGACTGGTTCCACACTAAGCCTCCAGCAATGACCAAGGCAGCTGGAAGCGACTGTACCAAT GTAATTCTGCAACACAGACTTGAAGCTTATAACATCTATTAG